From a region of the uncultured Desulfatiglans sp. genome:
- a CDS encoding hypothetical protein (Evidence 5 : Unknown function), which translates to MAPPALTPSRMRGSGGMTLIEVLAATLVLSLGLLALASLQITAMRANAYARDLSQATAIAKTCMEELLAAPYSSLQKVTESRNANIRGFLARTAAEPLVPHTAGVLLTVNVTWRQGERTHSMKLQSLRRPP; encoded by the coding sequence ATGGCCCCCCCGGCCCTGACTCCATCCAGGATGCGCGGTTCCGGCGGGATGACCCTGATCGAGGTTCTGGCCGCCACCCTGGTCCTTTCGCTGGGCCTGCTCGCTCTCGCCTCCCTGCAGATCACGGCGATGCGCGCCAATGCCTACGCGCGGGATCTTTCCCAAGCCACAGCCATCGCCAAAACGTGCATGGAGGAGCTTTTGGCAGCGCCCTATTCAAGCCTCCAAAAGGTGACCGAATCCCGCAACGCGAACATCCGGGGGTTTCTGGCAAGAACAGCCGCTGAGCCATTGGTGCCGCACACAGCCGGGGTTCTATTGACCGTCAACGTCACCTGGCGGCAGGGAGAACGGACCCACTCCATGAAACTGCAGTCCCTCAGGAGGCCGCCATGA